Within Lolium rigidum isolate FL_2022 chromosome 5, APGP_CSIRO_Lrig_0.1, whole genome shotgun sequence, the genomic segment ACTCACTCCAGGGACCTTTTTTTGTACTTGTAAAGTTTGAGGGATTGCGGAGGTGTTATACGAGATTTAAATTTCCTTAGTTATTCATCTAGAACGGGCAATGTTCATGGTTGTCAGTATTCCAATTTATCCTGGTATCTTGTGATTTTACGATTCTACAATGAAAACTCGGTACACGATGGTATCTTAATTTGATAGTATTTTACCAGTATCCCGATACATATCGTGATATCTTTAGTATCATGATATAAAGTCCATATTATAAGATCCCACGCCTATATTAAAAATAAGGACACATCGACATGTGTAGTCTCAAGACTAAGTATTTAAACAATATATTCAGAAAAAAGAGTATTTAAACAATACATCATCCCTTATTTTGTACAAGATTGTTATAAAATAGGAGTTTGTAGTGGAAGAAATCAGCCAACTAGCTATTTACATAATCTTCAAGTTTGTGGGTTCATAATTAATTATGTATGTATCATGTTTTGAACAAGTTGACCCATATTTATATAATGCAAATGCACTAGTTACATGATCAGCCCATATGAAAGATATAGAGTATGCTCGAAATTCAAACCTAAATTTATTTGAGATATAATTTTAATATATACATACACTATATATAAAATAAAAATCACATGATATTGTGATTCTACGATATAACTCTACCATACGATACTACTAAAAAAAAGGATACTAACTACTATCCAATACGAAAAACCTTGGCCATGCCAAGAGCTACAAGAAAAACTTCGATGCTAGGGAGCCGCTCGAGATCAACTCGCTTTTTTAGTTTGACTCAGAAAAGAAATGAACTAAATATGAGCATATTTTATTGCTCGACCGGAAAACGAGCTGACCTGATCGAACGCTAGCTCACTCAATTTTAGTTCAATAGCTCGAGATAATATAATTATGTATTCAGCCGGATTTTTCTTTCCTTCTACATGCAAGCAAAATATGGAAGGTTAACTGAGGGAGAAAATTTAGGCTTGAATGTTGGCACCTATGAATAGGCCACCAAACGACTCCTGGCCGAGACAGCAGAACACATCTTATCTATCTTGCTATTTCATTCATGATTTTTTTCTTAGATATTTGTTGTGAATCTTTATATTTTGTACAGTCATACGATTTGTCAATGACAACAATATTTTATTGTGTTTTGAGATTACATCAATGTGCTTTAAATTGTACCAAAGAATTGCTCCCTTTTACATCTGACTTGTTTGCAGCCCGGGCCATGCATGTAGTCCACAATCTTCGCCCACATACACTTGCGATTTCCATGTTAAGTGGCGATTTCCTTCCAACCGAAGAACAGATAACGCGGGAAAGAAAACGAATGTGCCTTTCTGGGCCTCCATGGGCTGAGCCGGTCGGTGGAGGCCAATTCACAACTTGCAAACAACGAAGCTGCCTTTTTCCTCTAGAAAATGCCGCAAGCTGTCTTTCCTTCACGCTGCATTCTGCCACGCGTCAATTTCACAGGAACCACGTAGGATGTCTATAGCGCGTTCAAACTTCAAGCTCCCACATAACAAGAACAAACCTATAAATAAGTCCCACACACTCTCACTCAATCCCTCAACCATCTCACGGCTAACTCACACTCCTCACTAAGCTCACCAAGCACTCTGCCGGTAGCCATGGACTCGAGCTCTTCACCCTCCTCCTCATCGATATCGTCCTCCCCTGAGCGCAACACGGCAGGGTGGGCGGCGCCGGCAAAGCGGCCCGCGGGGCGCACCAAGTTCCGGGAGACGCGGCACCCGGTGTACCGCGGCGTGCGGCGCCGGGGAAGCGCCGGCCGGTGGGTCTGCGAGGTGCGCGTCCCAGGAAAGCGCGGCGCGCGGCTCTGGCTCGGGACGTACGTCACCGCCGAGGCCGCCGCGCGCACGAATGACGCCGCCATGCTCGCCCTCGGCGGCAGCGCCGCCACCGCGTGCCTCAACTTCGCCGACTCCGCCTGGCTGCTCTCCGTGCCGTCCGAGCTCTCCGATCTCCGCGACGttcgccgcgccgccgtcgaggCCGTCGCGGACTTTCAGCGCTGGGAAGCCACCAGCGCCCCCCTTGCCTCCGACATCGACGCCGAGGAGCACATATGTAGCGATTCTTCAGCACCGTCGTCGTCTGACAATACCGGTTCATCGGAGACGTCAGGGGAATCTTACGCCGATTCAGAGTTCGAGGTGCCGGTCACACTGGACACCGATATGTTCAGCCTTGACATGTTCCCGGAAATGGACTTGGGCACGTACTACATGAGCCTCGCGGAGGCCCTGCTTATGGACCCGCCGCGGCCGGCCACTGCCACCGCCACCGGCCACTGCCACCGCCACCGGCGCGTACTGGGACAACGTAGACTGCTTTGACGGCGGAGCTGATGTGGCTCTCTGGAGCTACTAGGCAGCTAGCCGCTTAGCGCGATAATCCCCAGCACCAGCAGATTCTGCGCGTACTGGGACAACGTAGACTGCTTTGACGGCGGAGCTGATGTGGCTCTCTGGAGCTACTAGGCAGCTAGCCGCTTAGCGCGATAATCCCCAGCACCAGCAGATTCTGCTCtgtagcattttttttttgttccatctgcaatgtttttgtatttttttaaatatttgcTGGGAGACTCTGTAGGAAACTGAAGCTGCTTCAAATCCAGCATAATGGAATTTCTCTTGATTGACTGAACATGCCGCCGATTTGCTCTCCGATAATTCTCCTCCATTGATTTCTGATGTGAATTTTAAGCTATGAAAAGGAACATGAAAATGACAAATAATAAAAGCAAACACTCTGCTGCTGTTTGGTTGAAACGGCTTGCAAAGGATTCCAGAAAAAGGAACTATTCTTTCATGTACCATAACCTTAACAGGCAAatcagagagagaggggggaaCTTTCATGGATCAGTAGGCCAGTTGTTGTCGTCGACGTCGACGAGCAACCAAGAAGATGTGGCCTGAGGTCGCCGGACTATTGATGTGGTCTGGAGTCGATGATCCTGTCACGGGCCCAACAGGCTGAATAAAGCAATAGGAGCTCTGACTCTTATTGGTGTTTCCTGTCACGATCTTTGCAAGATTTTCAGTGGGTGGAACTGAGGTGAAGTGGCAACCGCACACTCTCTCACACGTTGAGAATCCGTCCTGTAAATCTTACGTTGAAGAAGGCAGGATGCTATGTGTCTCCCTCTTTTGCTAGCTAGATATTTTGGTGTGTAGCGCTACTTGCGGAGTGGTACTGACTAAGTAGTAAGTGTGCACATAATCCTCAATCTTCTCGAAAGGCGCTGATTTCCCATTTGTTCCAGGAATTCTAGAAGTATATAATTTTCTTTGCGACTATTATTCGTGCCATTTTAAAAGGAAAGTTTCCATTCACAGGAACCACTTGAACTGGGTTTCACAAATTCTTTTTTTTAAACCAGAACAGCAGGAGCTTAACCCATAGGTTACAAAGAATTACGGCAAAGCCAAAGCACTAGAAAAAAGAAGATACAAACACTCAGGTGCAAGATTAACAACCGGAAGCCAGCGCCAGCTGATCCAGTTCCTCTATAACTCACACCACAATAACATCTGAAAAATCCGCCGGTTACGCTCGTTCCAAAAGTTCCACAAAGCATAGGTCGTTTCTTCCTTTCCTTTCCCTTTGGATTAACTGAATCTTGCACCACCACTTCATACTCAACCCAAGGTTAGTTGCAGCTTGCAAAACCAGGGTTCATGTGATGCGCGAAGGTCTCCCAAACCTCCTTCGCAAATGAACAGACGAAAGTAAGATGGAGTGCAACAAAAGACCATTTGGATTCATGCAAAGATCAAACTGACAGATCATAGGAAAAAAAATAAGTATAAGCTCTGTGAAATTGAAATATGGGTCCAACAATATACCTTGGTGATCTAATCGATGAGCAGAGTTAGGAGAATTGTGTATATGGTCCTATGGAAGTCTCATCTGAAGATCTAGACCACCAGCTCAATCGTCTTTGGGAATACATGCGAAAAGAAACCATAATACAGAAAGGTCTTTTTGCATATATTTATTTGCGAATTTTTGCGCATAGTTGATTTTAGCAAGACACACATAACTTACAACCAATGTAAATTTTAGTCCAATAACATATAGAACTTTGTAGTAGGTAGCACAGTTTTGTGTACACTCCCGATTTTTCCGCCACTGGCGAAAGGAAAGTTTCTATTGACAGGAACCACTTGGACTGGGTTTCACATATTGTTTTTTTAACGAGAACGGCAGGAGCTTAGCCCATAGGTTACAAAGAATTATGGTAAAGCCAAAgactagaaaaaagaaaaaaaatacggAAACTCAGGTGCAAGATTAATGACTGGGCGAATTTTGACAAAACTGACCTATTTCTGGTAACAACGCACGAAATAACCTGTCCCAGAAAAGATTTCACGAATTGACCCTTTTGCTTGGCTCCGCACCGGACGGAGTCAAGCTCCATACGATAACGCCATTGTGGACGGCGTTGTGCTACCACGACGCCGCTGCTAGTGGCGCTATGGCCACGGCGTCGTGCTGTTTCGGTTGGCTCCGCGTGTGGTGGCGTCGTGCGCCTTAGGCGGAAATAATCCCCAGCCCAGCCTGGCCCACACTTAGCTACCCAGAAGTTAACCTCTTTCCATGAGAGGAACACGAGCTGAAACAGcatggcgccgccgctctccTCCCCACTCAAATCCCTGCTCTAAAACCGATTTGAAGCCATTTTCGGTGGATTTTCTTCCCTTTGCGGTACTTAAGGTAATCCCCTCCGATTCCCTCAAATTCCTACTCTATAACctctgcatcttagctatgcagaggtcgggtgtaattgcttctcatgagtaataaagcgcccattatctaaaaaaaaaaccaTCGATTTGGCCTGATTTGGTTAACCCTAGTTCAACCAATAATTTCTGATTTATGTGTGGTTCTTTTGTAATCTAAGAGTATGCAATCTGTGAGTAGGAACTTAGTTTGTAGTGATTTCGTTTTTTGCGTTTGGGCCATCGTTTGCTTGGGCACGCAGCAGCCGTAGCATCGGCCGCATACTGCACGAGGCAGAGCAGAGCAGCGGCAAGCAGCGCCATGTAAAGCTGGATGTATATTACTCCAATTGGGTTTTGATGTTGTAGTAAATCATCCGGCTCAGCTTGTTAGATGTTTTAGTTTGGTCCTTCAGATAACTAAGTTGCAAATCAAATTTGTGCATATGAATTCTTATGGAGAACAGTTATGCCACTTTGTGTCATAAAAATACTAACTTGTTTGTATTTTCTCACATATGTAGGATGGAACCGGAATCTATCCTAGATGACCATTATGACAAATGTCACCGCGGAAGGATTATGGCGGAGAAGGGAGAGGTTTTCAAATGGTTGCATTTGAGGTGCCATGAGGTCCATGGCAAGAAGATGCCATATGATGAGCGATACACACAGTATATCAAGAAGACCGGACTTCTCCCTTTCGTCCACCTTGTGTCCCGGTCGACGCCGCATATGAACCCATGCGCGATCACGGCACTTGTTGATCGATGGAGACCGGAGACATATAGTTTCCACTTGCCTTGTGGGGAGATGACAGTGACTCTGcaagatgtttccatgatcctggcACTTCCTATCAAAGGGGAACCTGTGTGTCGGAGCACATCTTCTGATGGATGGCGTGAAGCGATGAGGGATCTCATTGGGAACGCGCCGACGACGGAGAAGATGTCGGCTGGTGCTCCTTATTCTTGGATCCAAAGGAACTTCAAGAAGTGCCCCGAGGGCGCCGAGGACGAGGTGGTTGAGATGTATGCTCGGGCATACTTGTGGTATGTTGTGAGTAGGGTTCTTTTCTCAGACGGCACTGGATCGAATGCCTCCTTCATGTGGCTCCAGCTATTTGCGGGTTGGGAACATAATCTCAGTTGGGGAACAGCGCCACTTGCTTACTTGTACCGACAGGTAAAAACTTGTACCAcctggattgttgtctttcttcGCTACATTGTTCATTACTTGTAccctggattgttgtctttattcGGTATATACATATTGTTTTTGAATGTGCAGTTGGACGACGCGTGTTGCAAAACGGGAAAAGGATCAAGTATTGGTGGTTGTATGCTTCTATTGTCCATATGGTCGTGGTCGCGCTTGCCAGTTGGCCGTCCCATTGAGATGCGCCGGAATGATTGGAATGATCATAGAGACCCATTACGTTTTCCTACCGCGGCGTACATATGGGACAATACAGAACCTTTCCATGGTGAATCTAAGGAATGCTACATGAGGTACATCAGCCAACTCGACGCTCTTTCCCCGGAGAAGGTAATAATTTGATTGATCTTTATTTCAATTTGCTTTCCACCACATGGCTCAACTAACCTCAGGCTTGTATTACGCATAGGTGACATGGGAGCCCTATGGAGAGCCCGGGAGTATTGCTCGACATATATTGTTTAGGCTGAACCCGAAGTGTTTAGAAGAAGCACATCTTTGGCGGATGACTTGTCCATTGATATGTTTTTATGCAGTTGAGTACCATCTACCAGATCgggtgatgagacagtttggttTGTTCCAAGAGACCCCGCCGCCATGGAAAGACACTAGAATAGAGTTGCACGAGTGAGTCCTTCATACATAACATATTCATGACGTACTGAATATACTGCTGACTATCCAGGATGGTATCTCCGGTACTTCCCACTTGTTCTTCGGCTTCTCTACAACTGGAGCTTTTTTCCCGTAGTTCCTCCAACCTCCGGATGCCATACCTACAAAACTGTAGAGATTTACATTAGTACAAAAATGTAAGAATGTTTAATCAATGACGACATAATTTTCATACCTATAATCTATGATCCCGGCGCGGGGCCTCTTAGGTAACCAAACATGCCCCTACCCCTACCACTACCACGAGCACGATGCCCGGcaccatcaccaccatgcccggcaccatcaccaccatgccccccaccatcaccaccatgcccggcaccatcaccaccatgcccgacaccatcaccaccatgcccgacaccatcaccaccatgcccaccaccatcaccaccatgcccCCCATCATCACCTTTATTATTGTGTCCCTTCGATCTCTTCCTTTGGGTACAACCTCTATTGTTATGTCCTTCCTTGTTACATTGTCCACAACGAGTCGTGTCACGAGGCTCCGCAAAATGTTGGTTGCCCCATTGCCTTCGGTACCCACCTGCCCAATCATCCATGTCGCCCCGGAAACGCTTTGTTTGAGTTCTACCCCGTTTGACAACCTTTAAAGCCGGATCGGGCCAAAGATCAAGTCCGTGATACTCTGGCCATTGACTTTGGTCCAAATACGGTTGAAATCTCCCCGCCCAGGTAGCCTTCATCGCTTCAATTGAGTGCTCCTCCATCCGTACTGTATCCGGATGATTAAGACCCACTTTACGGACGCATGCCACCGTTATCAAGTGTGAACAAGGGAGATGGTACAATGTTGGCCTCTGGCACGAGCATGTTCCTTTGCGCAGCCAAACCTCGAATGACAGTCCACCGTGTTGCACACCTCCTCTCGTGGTTCATCCTGGCTCATTAACTTGATAGATCAATTCTTCATTATCAAAGCACTCACACGTTTGTGtgcttgacttctttgattggtacTCCATCCAACTGTCGACCACCGGTGGATACTTGTACTTCTTTTTTGCTTGTTAAGCCCTAGAATCTGCCTATTTGTTTCCTCGCTATAATTTAGGAAATACTCGTTCAACTTTTGAAAGGTATATTCCGCTATTGCTGTCACAGGCAATTGACGGACACCTCTCAGAACACTTTTGAAGCATTCGGCCATATTGGATGTCATGTCACCGTACCTCATACCACCATAGTCATAAGCTCGTGCCCACTTCGACCTCTCTGTCATGTTCCTTCTGAGAAACTCCTTGCCTCCATCATTGGTGAGACCATACAATCTGTTGTACAACTTAGTAAAATGTCGAGCGGTGAAGGCGAGACAACAATCTTGTAGATCGTCTGCAAGCTCTTTGCTCCCACATGCTCTGTAGAAGTTGGACACGAAATGCCTGGTGCACCATCGATGGTGCACACGAGCGCACCCTGGAATGTCCTTCTCAACTGCGTTGAGTATCCCTTGATGGCGATCTGAGATGACGCAAACCTCTCTGGTCGGTTCAATAACCTTTGTCCTCACTAGGTGCATGAACCACTCCCAATTGTCGTTGTTCTCCACAGTTACCAAAGCAAAAGCCAAAGGCAACAATTGGTTCGCAGCGTCATGAGCTATGGCAACCAACATTGTGCCCTTGAACCTCCCGGTCAAGAATGTGCCATCAATGGATATAACCGGCCTGCAGTGCTTGAATGCCCTTATGCTTGGCCCGAATGCCCAAAATGCACGACCAAATACTCGGACACTTTCACCTTTCATAGTCCTAGTCTTTGTTCCAAGAGGCTCCACCACATGATATGTTCCCGGGTTTCTTGCCGCCATAGCTCCCAACAACCTAGGGAGGCGGTTATATGCTTCTTCCCAATCACCATACAAAATCTTAAATGCCGCTTGCTTGGCCTTCCACGCCTTCCCATACTTCACCTTGTAACCAAAAAGTTCATTTATCAAGTCTATCACCCCCTTAATTGTATATGTAGGGAGTGACCTTATGTTATTGGCAACTCTATAAGCAATGAAAGCGGAGGACAATTGACGGTGATCATCCGCGACTGTGGTATCACGGATATCCTTGCCACCGCATGTATGAATAGATTGGCAAGTTAAAATGCTCCATTGCGGCCCTCCTCTGAATGGTCTTGGACACACAACCCACTATTATCCTTTGTCCTCACACTTGAATGTGTAGCGCACCTTAGCATCTGAGTGAACCACCTTGTACGGTCGATGGTACTTAACCGCGTAGTCCTTGATCCACATTTGAAATTCCAACAAACTTTGAAATTTCACTCCGGGATTAATCCCATACTTTTTGGGTTTCCTATCCTTTTTAGCGGATACCCTTGGTTCAAGTACTCTACTAATACCACCATCAACTATAGCCTTATTCGCAAGGCTAAGTTCTCGGAACAATGATGGGCGATGAGCACGGCCTACTACCT encodes:
- the LOC124654273 gene encoding dehydration-responsive element-binding protein 1H-like, giving the protein MDSSSSPSSSSISSSPERNTAGWAAPAKRPAGRTKFRETRHPVYRGVRRRGSAGRWVCEVRVPGKRGARLWLGTYVTAEAAARTNDAAMLALGGSAATACLNFADSAWLLSVPSELSDLRDVRRAAVEAVADFQRWEATSAPLASDIDAEEHICSDSSAPSSSDNTGSSETSGESYADSEFEVPVTLDTDMFSLDMFPEMDLGTYYMSLAEALLMDPPRPATATATGHCHRHRRVLGQRRLL